Proteins encoded together in one Telopea speciosissima isolate NSW1024214 ecotype Mountain lineage chromosome 4, Tspe_v1, whole genome shotgun sequence window:
- the LOC122659308 gene encoding uncharacterized protein LOC122659308 — MANREGSSSNKSPLFVGTNYTFWKLQMRTYLRSLGYDVWISVETCYTPVEGPLIENAQKKAYKNDSKAQNALMSGLVDSELLKVMGCTTAKQIEDKLCSVHEGDGKIKEAKLQTHRAQFKCLKMAEDETIKAYMLRVNEVVNAIRGLGEEIKDPVIVKKVLRSLPPRFDSKVFAIEEAKDLDTFGMDELHDSLSAFKMRIDRPKATDKIAAFKVQKKKQIEPKSDEDDIDADSDDGETDFIRKLKRGKGKYKGKLPFKSFNCGGVGHFAAKCPHKGKDANEEPKQFKKKKTFFKKGKSKSKGLISKHQNRSSDDSSKDESNDDTANESLFVVPSDITEKSNEHPTIGSDNDDEEAEVDLKGELLAALDELKTERISHKKTTKQLKEAEKKMLEMKVQIEEFKKVIDELETQLSLKSGDYCELEEEVVLLRNKVHKSVEGTASVTNPQTDKLDEILSYQRPAHIKFGIGYEGKSPKQMVKGKGTIEDPIQLKKVTPRQDRSKLAHQKSWRRMLHTNNMQERKNLVQPKTTSVKTIWVKKKDVVEVSSMVVKTALKAQNKPMPWLLDSGCSHHMTGNKEMFKKYQ, encoded by the exons ATGGCCAATCGTGAAGGATCTTCATCCAACAAATCACCACTATTTGTTGGAACAAATTATACATTTTGGAAGCTTCAGATGCGAACCTACCTAAGGTCACTCGGCTATGATGTCTGGATATCAGTTGAAACTTGTTACACACCTGTGGAAGGTCCATTGATAGAGAATGCTCAGAAGAAAGCCTACAAAAATGACAGTAaggctcaaaatgcattgatgaGTGGACTAGTTGACAGTGAGCTTCTGAAAGTCATGGGATGTACCACTGCCAAACAAATTGAGGACAAGCTATGCAGTGTTCACGAAGGCGATGGCAAGATCAAAGAAGCAAAGCTACAAACTCATAGAGCCCAGTTCAAGTGCCTAAAGATGGCTGAAGATGAAACTATCAAGGCTTATATGTTGAGGGTTAATGAGGTAGTCAACGCCATTAGAGGACTTggggaagaaatcaaagaccCTGTAATTGTAAAGAAAGTGTTGAGATCATTGCCACCCCGGTTCGATTCAAAGGTATTTGCCATTGAAGAAGCAAAGGATCTTGATACATTTGGCATGGATGAACTACATGATTCCCTTTCAGCTTTCAAGATGCGAATTGATAGGCCTAAAGCTACTGACAAGATAGCTGCATTCAAGGTTCAAAAGAAAAAGCAGATTGAGCCCAAGTCTGATGAAGATGATATTGATGCTGATAGTGATGATGGTGAAACAGACTTCATCAGAAAATTGAAGCGAGGCAAAGGTAAGTATAAAGGTAAATTACCATTCAAGTCCTTCAATTGTGGAGGTGTTGGTCACTTTGCTGCCAAGTGTCCGCACAAGGGAAAAGATGCTAATGAAGAACCTAAgcaattcaaaaagaaaaaaacattctTCAAGAAAGGGAAATCGAAGAGTAAGGGACTCATTTCCAAGCACCAAAATCGTAGTTCAGATGATAGTTCTAAAGATGAGTCAAATGATGATACTGCAAATGAGTCACTATTCGTGGTACCAAGTGATATTACTGAGAAGTCTAATGAGCACCCCACCATTGGTTCTGACAATGATGATGAGGAGGCTGAGGTAGACTTAAAAGGAGAGCTTCTTGCAGCTCTTGATGAGCTAAAGACTGAACGCATAAGCCACAAGAAGACTACAAAGCAACTCAAGGAAGCTGAGAAGAAAATGCTTGAGATGAAGGTTCAGATTGAAGAGTTCAAGAAGGTTATTGATGAGCTTGAAACTCAACTCTCCCTCAAGTCTGGTGATTACTGTGAGCTCGAGGAAGAGGTTGTTTTGCTTAGAAACAAAGTGCACAAATCTGTTGAGGGCACTGCTTCAGTCACTAATCCTCAAACAGACAAACTTGATGAGATATTGAGCTATCAGAGGCCTGCGCACATCAAGTTTGGTATAGGTTATGAGGGCAAGTCACCAAAGCAAATGGTGAAAGGGAAAGGTACTATTGAAGATCCCATACAGTTGAAGAAAGTAACCCCCAGACAAGACAGAAGCAAATTGGCACACCAAAAATCTTGGAG AAGAATGTTGCATACTAACAATATGCAGGAAAGAAAGAATCTTGTTCAGCCTAAAACAACCAGTGTGAAAACTATTTgggtgaaaaagaaggatgttGTGGAGGTCAGTTCTATGGTAGTGAAGACAGCTCTCAAAGCTCAAAACAAGCCAATGCCTTGGCTTCTCGATAGTGGTTGCTCACATCATATGACAGGTAACAAAGAAATGTTCAAGAAGTACCAATAG
- the LOC122659309 gene encoding secreted RxLR effector protein 161-like, with translation MVTRYQANPKESHVAAVKRIFRYLRGTMEYGLWYLRGSGFILTAYSDADWAGSVDDRKSTSGGAFYLGNSLVTWHNKKQDSVSLSRAEAEYIAATSCCTLILWMLQMMKDLCVE, from the coding sequence ATGGTTACACGCTATCAAGCCAATCCAAAGGAGTCACATGTTGCAGCGGTTAAACGGATATTCCGATATCTTAGAGGGACCATGGAGTATGGTTTATGGTACCTCAGGGGGAGTGGCTTCATACTCACTGCATACTCAGATGCAGACTGGGCAGGCAGTGTAGatgatcgtaagagtacaagtggtGGAGCTTTCTACTTAGGCAATAGTCTAGTTACGTGGCACAATAAGAAGCAAGATTCGGTATCTCTATCAAGGGCAGAGGCAGAGTACATAGCGGCGACATCATGTTGTACATTGATCTTGTGGATGCTACAAATGATGAAGGATCTATGTGTTGAGTAG